A genomic region of Solanum dulcamara chromosome 2, daSolDulc1.2, whole genome shotgun sequence contains the following coding sequences:
- the LOC129873264 gene encoding uncharacterized protein LOC129873264: MDGETALGKNLFVYFYVCLEALKRGWKEGYRRIIGFDECFLKGSCKGELLVAVGKNKNNQMFPIAWAVVDKETKHSWSFFINYLKEDLQLGTGQGLTVMADMQKGFHAAVTELLPNTEVRMCSRHIWSNWNQTWKEEERKKQFWRCSKSSFEVKFKDELHKMSKLGKDICAYLLHYPKVSWVKAFFQEHSKCDVVKNNMCETFNSWIISCRHKSIITMLEEIRRKIMTRTVDMIKFANTWISDIAPMARLILEENKDKSRTCKVLWNADVGFEIGEGEYKHIVNLADRVCNCRTWQLRGIPCQHTIVALCHIEQEPEPLVEHWYKKDTFLKAYSYFIQPIPNMKMWPETNNPRIEPPEPKPMPDRPSRNRRKGKDEPRKKYGKISKQGVKQTCSMCKQQGHNKRYCKVAAQTSEAATHNSQFTGQSS, translated from the exons ATGGATGGAGAAACTGCACTAGGAAAGAATTTGTTTGTGTACTTCTATGTGTGCTTGGAGGCATTGAAAAGGGGGTGGAAGGAAGGATATAGAAGAATAATAGGATTTGATGAATGTTTCTTAAAGGGTTCTTGCAAGGGTGAACTTTTAGTAGCAGTTGGCAAGAATAAAAACAATCAAATGTTTCCTATAGCCTGGGCAGTTGTAGATAAGGAAACTAAGCATAGTTGGAGTTTCTTTATAAATTACTTGAAAGAGGACCTGCAGTTGGGTACTGGACAGGGTCTTACTGTGATGGCAGATATGCAAAAG GGTTTTCATGCAGCAGTTACTGAACTGCTACCAAATACTGAAGTTAGAATGTGTTCTAGACATATTTGGTCTAATTGGAATCAAACCTGGAAAGAAGAGGAAAGGAAAAAACAATTTTGGAGATGTTCAAAGTCAAGTTTTGAAGTGAAGTTCAAGGATGAGCTTCATAAAATGAGCAAACTTGGTAAGGATATTTGTGCTTATTTATTGCATTATCCAAAGGTGTCATGGGTTAAGGCATTCTTTCAAGAGCATTCCAAATGTGATGTAGTTAAAAATAATATGTGTGAGACCTTTAACTCATGGATCATATCATGTagacacaaatctataataacCATGTTGGAGGAAATTAGGAGAAAGATAATGACAAGAACTGTGGACATGATCAAGTTTGCCAACACCTGGATATCTGATATTGCACCTATGGCTAGACTTATCTTAGAGGAGAATAAGGACAAGTCTAGGACATGCAAGGTGCTTTGGAATGCTGATGTTGGGTTTGAGATTGGAGAAGGGGAGTACAAGCATATAGTTAACTTGGCTGATAGAGTTTGTAATTGTAGAACTTGGCAACTGAGAGGCATTCCATGCCAACATACTATTGTTGCTTTGTGCCACATAGAACAGGAGCCTGAACCTCTTGTGGAGCATTGGTATAAGAAGGATACCTTCTTAAAGGCTTATAGTTATTTCATCCAACCAATTCCAAATATGAAGATGTGGCCTGAAACTAACAATCCAAGGATTGAACCTCCTGAACCTAAACCAATGCCTGACAGACCttcaagaaatagaagaaagggAAAAGATGAACCTAGAAAGAAGTATGGAAAAATTTCTAAACAAGGGGTGAAACAGACTTGTTCCATGTGTAAACAACAAGGTCATAACAAGAGATATTGCAAG GTTGCTGCTCAAACTTCAGAAGCAGCTACCCATAACTCACAATTTACTGGTCAAAGCTCATAA